A portion of the Saccharospirillaceae bacterium genome contains these proteins:
- a CDS encoding PhoH family protein, whose amino-acid sequence MQAAEQPQRTQHATSFTLEPDDAARLSNLCGNLDSHIRQIAEHFQLTIYNRGSRFKVEGSAKASKRAAHLIQRLYKETHNGTQITPDLIHLLLQEDAAEAAYAQVKKGHQAGVIKTPQALIKPRGPHQLEYLERVRQYDINFGIGPAGTGKTFLAVAAAVEALMRDEVKRILLVRPAVEAGEKLGFLPGDLAQKIDPYLRPLYDALYEMLGFEQVAKMMERNVIEVAPLAYMRGRTLSHSFVILDESQNTTKEQMKMFLTRVGFGSKAVITGDVTQVDLPRGVYSGLKHGLSVLDGVEDIGITRFNNQDVVRHPLVQKIVDAYDKHDELEKQAERERRQQRSESNKDSQSND is encoded by the coding sequence ATACAAGCGGCTGAACAACCGCAAAGAACACAACATGCGACCAGCTTTACGCTGGAGCCCGATGATGCTGCGCGGCTATCTAACCTGTGTGGCAATCTCGATAGCCACATTCGCCAGATTGCTGAACACTTTCAACTGACAATCTACAACCGCGGCTCCAGATTCAAAGTCGAGGGCAGTGCAAAAGCCAGTAAACGAGCTGCCCATCTGATTCAACGTCTCTACAAAGAGACCCATAACGGTACTCAGATCACACCTGACCTCATCCATCTGCTGTTGCAGGAAGACGCTGCAGAAGCGGCTTACGCTCAAGTTAAAAAAGGCCACCAGGCAGGGGTTATCAAAACACCGCAAGCGCTGATCAAGCCTCGCGGCCCACACCAGCTGGAATACCTTGAACGGGTTCGTCAGTACGATATTAATTTTGGTATAGGTCCGGCTGGCACGGGTAAAACCTTCCTAGCCGTGGCAGCGGCTGTTGAAGCCTTGATGCGTGATGAAGTTAAACGCATCCTTTTGGTCCGCCCGGCGGTTGAAGCCGGCGAAAAGCTGGGCTTCTTGCCCGGAGACCTGGCACAAAAAATCGATCCGTATCTTCGCCCACTGTACGATGCGTTGTACGAAATGCTTGGTTTCGAGCAAGTTGCGAAGATGATGGAGCGCAACGTCATTGAAGTAGCGCCGTTGGCTTACATGCGTGGCCGGACACTGAGCCATTCGTTTGTGATTCTCGATGAGAGTCAGAATACCACCAAAGAGCAGATGAAGATGTTTCTTACTCGCGTCGGTTTTGGCTCTAAGGCGGTGATTACCGGCGATGTTACTCAGGTTGACCTGCCGCGTGGTGTCTACTCTGGTCTGAAACATGGTCTGAGTGTGCTCGACGGTGTCGAAGACATCGGAATTACTCGCTTTAATAATCAAGACGTCGTACGTCACCCGCTTGTCCAGAAAATTGTCGATGCTTACGACAAGCATGATGAACTGGAAAAACAGGCAGAACGTGAGCGCCGTCAACAGCGAAGCGAATCAAACAAAGATAGTCAGAGTAATGATTGA